The proteins below come from a single Fusarium verticillioides 7600 chromosome 3, whole genome shotgun sequence genomic window:
- a CDS encoding MFS transporter, FHS family, L-fucose permease: MGVRAFFKKRSLKVSDDRVTKAADLTLRESIWPIALVTVLFFLWGFSYGLLDTLNKHFQVTLHIDRARSAGLQAAYFGAYPLASLGHAAWILRHYSYKAVFIWGLSLYAIGALIAIPAIKAKSFGGFCAAIFIIGNGLGSLETAANPFITVVCGPPKYAEMRINLSQAFNGIGSVVAPVLGSYVFFNFDDEKALANVQWVYLSIAVFVLLLATLFFFSNIPEITDADMAQQAESSNSDTHDKPLRKQYRLFHASFAQFCYCGAQVAIASMFINYATETRKNTSDSTGSKLFAGAQATFAVGRFFGVFLMKYFKPRHIFLIFLSMCVIFICPSITERGNTGIAMLYVVLFFESICFPTIVALGMRGLGRHTKRGSGFIIGGVIGGACVPPLTGVAADRHGTGMAMVVPLAFFVAAWTFPFCVNVLPGYKKGIDAFENAPTEPSSIAEWGEKGSQDEQRHETVVGEVKS; encoded by the exons ATGGGTGTTCGAGCATTTTTCAAGAAGAGGTCACTCAAAGTCTCCGACGATCGAGTGACCAAAGCCGCAGACCTTACCTTGCGCGAGTCCATCTGGCCCATTGCACTTGTCAcagtcttgttcttcctctgggGTTTTAGTTATGGTCTCTTGGATACGCTGAATAAGCATTTCCAGGTGACTTTGCATATTGACAGAGCAAGGTCTGCTGGACTGCAAGCTGCTTACTTTGG TGCCTACCCCCTCGCTTCTCTCGGTCATGCCGCTTGGATCCTACGACACTACTCCTACAAGGCTGTTTTCATCTGGGGACTCAGTCTCTACGCCATCGGTGCCCTGATTGCCATTCCCGCTATCAAAGCAAAGTCTTTTGGAGGTTTTTGTGCCGCCATTTTCATCATCGGCAATGGTCTCGGGTCCCTTGAGACAGCTGCCAACCCTTTCATCACTG TAGTCTGTGGCCCTCCCAAATATGCCGAAATGCGAATCAATCTGTCTCAAGCCTTCAACGGTATTGGCTCGGTCGTTGCGCCTGTTCTGGGTTCatatgtcttcttcaactttgacgatgaaaaGGCCTTGGCAAACGTGCAGTGGGTGTATCTGTCCATTGCCGTATTCGTCTTGCTTCTCGCCACCctattcttcttctccaacataCCTGAGATCACTGATGCTG ATATGGCTCAGCAAGCCGAATCCTCCAACTCCGATACCCACGATAAGCCTCTACGCAAGCAATACCGACTGTTTCATGCCTCCTTCGCACAGTTTTGCTACTGCGGAGCTCAAGTGGCTATTGCAAGCATGTTCATCAACTATGCCACCGAAACGAGAAAGAACACCAGCGATTCCACCGGTTCCAAGCTTTTTGCAGGTGCACAGGCTACATTTGCTGTTGGCCGCTTCTTCGGCGTCTTCCTCATGAAGTATTTCAAGCCTCGccacatcttcctcatcttcctgagCATGTGTGTTATCTTCATCTGCCCTTCAATTACAGAAAGGGGAAATACAGGAATCGCCATGCTCTACGtggtcttgttctttgaaTCCATCTGTTTCCCGACAATTGTAGCTCTTGGTATGAGAGGTCTCGGCCGACACACCAAGCGTGGTAGTGGCTTTATCATTGGTGGAGTCATTGGTGGTGCTTGTGTTCCCCCTCTTACTGGTGTGGCCGCAGACAGACACGGCACGGGCATGGCCATGGTCGTTCCTTTGGCGTTCTTTGTGGCTGCTTGGACTTTTCCGTTCTGCGTCAATGTTCTTCCTGGCTACAAGAAGGGCATCGATGCCTTTGAGAACGCTCCAACCGAACCATCCAGCATCGCCGAATGGGGAGAGAAGGGCAGCCAGGATGAGCAACGCCATGAGACTGTTGTTGGGGAGgtcaagtcatga
- a CDS encoding mandelate racemase, translating to MVVIKTITSHDVRFPTSLDKAGSDGMNLSPDYSAAFCIITTDDPNFTGHGMTFTIGRGNELVCGAIDLLAPLIQGKDLSELTKNWGKTWRYLTSDSQLRWVGPEKGVIHLALGALVNAIWDLWAKTLGKPVWRVVADMTPEEVIQCIDFRYISDVLSPNDALEILRAAQKGKAQRIQDALSNRAVPAYTTSAGWLGYGEDKMKKLLEESVQQGFKYFKLKVGTDLEEDRQRLRIARDVLGYDRGNVLMVDANQVWSVTEAITHMNALAEFKPWFIEEPTSPDDILGHAAIRQGLSNTTHGAIAVATGEMCQNRVMFKQLLQAGAVDIIQPDACRVGGVNEVLAILLLAAKFKVPIVPHSGGVGLPEYTQHLSTIDYVVISGRKSVLEYVDHLHEHFHHPSKVVDGHYVTPLTPGYSVEMKPESLVRFAYPGNDASWWTSKEAEVVINQPRVKAL from the exons ATGGTTGTCATCAAGACTATTACCTCACACGATGTGCGGTTTCCT ACTTCACTGGACAAGGCTGGCTCAGATGGCATGAACCTCTCACCAGACTACTCGGCTGCGTTTTGTATTATCACAACCGACGACCCCAACTTTACCGGTCATGGCATG ACCTTCACAATTGGTCGCGGAAATGAGCTTGTCTGTGGCGCAATCGACCTCCTCGCTCCATTAATACAAGGCAAAGATCTTTCTGAGCTTACAAAAAACTGGGGTAAAACCTGGCGATACTTGACCTCAGACTCACAACTCCGTTGGGTTGGTCCGGAAAAAGGTGTTATACATCTAGCTCTCGGTGCCCTCGTCAATGCGATCTGGGACTTGTGGGCAAAGACATTAGGGAAGCCTGTATGGCGTGTTGTTGCGGACATGACGCCCGAAGAAGTCATCCAATGCATTGACTTTCGCTACATTTCTGACGTGCTGAGTCCTAATGATGCATTGGAAATTCTGAGAGCAGCAcagaagggcaaggctcAGAGGATTCAGGACGCTTTGAGTAATCGTGCGGTTCCTGCATACACTACTAGTGCCGGCTGGTTGGGGTATGGTgaagacaagatgaagaagctacTTGAGGAGAGCGTGCAACAGGGCTTCAAGTACTTCAAACTCAAGGTTGGCacagatcttgaggaagatcgACAGAGACTGAGGATTGCCCGTGATGTGTTGGGTTATGATAGAGGCAACGTCCTCATGGTGGATGCGAATCAG GTATGGTCTGTCACCGAAGCAATCACACACATGAACGCTCTCGCAGAGTTCAAACCATGGTTCATCGAAGAACCAACATCCCCAGACGACATTCTCGGACACGCTGCTATCCGCCAAGGTCTATCCAACACAACCCACGGCGCCATCGCAGTAGCAACAGGAGAAATGTGCCAGAACCGCGTCATGTTCAAACAGCTCCTCCAAGCAGGCGCCGTGGACATCATCCAGCCCGACGCATGCCGTGTTGGTGGTGTGAACGAGGTTCTGGCgattctcctcctcgctgccaagttcaaggtcccCATTGTCCCGCATTCAGGTGGTGTAGGACTACCAGAGTATACGCAGCACTTGAGTACTATTGATTACGTTGTCATCAGTGGCCGGAAGAGTGTTTTGGAGTATGTGGATCATTTGCATGAGCATTTCCACCATCCGTcaaaggttgttgatggacatTATGTCACGCCCTTGACGCCGGGATATAGCGTGGAGATGAAGCCGGAAAGTCTGGTGAGGTTTGCATATCCGGGCAACGACGCCAGTTGGTGGACAAGCAAGGAGGCAGAGGTTGTTATCAACCAACCGAGGGTCAAGGCGTTATAG